In Malassezia vespertilionis chromosome 7, complete sequence, the following proteins share a genomic window:
- a CDS encoding uncharacterized protein (EggNog:ENOG503NX00; COG:E), with amino-acid sequence MDREAFRQAGYRAVDEVCEYFATLESLPVAAQVEQGYLAKQIPAQAPEHGEAWDTIQRDFHTQIMPGMTHWQHPMFYGFFPSNVTYEGILADIYTAATNNPGFNWTASPAVTELEFIVLDWLAGMVGLGAAFHSNDMSHEGGGVMLGGASEATFTMAIAARERALDRLAHTAPALRASLLPTMVMYGTSQTHTVGAKAAKMLGLQFRALDVCRADDYALRGATLQAALDEDRAKGLHPFILIATYGTTNSCAIDRLDEIARVAASDPTLWLHVDAAYGGVTLALEEERMPAHLDAIRTHFDSFSLNLHKWGLVHMECAPTFLRNRRYLANALSLTPEYLKSRGTDAAALNDLRNLQIVLGRRFRALKVWFVLRSFGQAGFRTHLRNAIAQAAHFAHALQRMPAFEIVHPPRWGLVMFRLLAAGTGTDVDALNRRFNDVLLTRQDAMFLTPTVLPEVGFCLRIVFGAPATEMRHVDKALDLLAQCAAQTLHHADEPHGAAPAS; translated from the coding sequence ATGGACCGCGAAGCGTTTCGGCAGGCGGGGTACAGGGCGGTGGACGAGGTGTGCGAGTATTTTGCGACGCTCGAGTCGCTTCCTGTAGCCGCGCAGGTAGAGCAGGGGTACCTTGCCAAGCAGATtccagcgcaggcgcccGAGCATGGCGAGGCGTGGGATACGATCCAGCGCGATTTTCACACACAGATCATGCCGGGCATGACGCACTGGCAGCATCCCATGTTCTATGGCTTCTTTCCGTCGAATGTGACGTACGAGGGTATCTTGGCGGATATCTACACGGCTGCGACTAACAATCCCGGTTTCAACTGGACCGCATCGCCGGCGGTGACGGAGCTCGAATTTATTGTGCTCGACTGGCTGGCAGGCATGGTCGgactcggcgctgcgtttCACTCGAATGACATGTCGCACGAGGGAGGCGGGGTaatgctcggcggcgcaagcgagGCGACATTTACCATGGcaatcgccgcgcgcgaacGCGCGCTCGATCGGCTTGCCCACACAGCGcctgcattgcgcgcatcgttgCTGCCCACCATGGTGATGTACGGCACGTCGCAGACGCACACCGTCGGCGCCAAGGCGGCCAAGATGCTGGGGCTGCAGTTTCGTGCGCTCGacgtgtgccgcgccgatgactacgcactgcgcggcgcgacgctgcaggcgGCACTCGACGAGGACCGCGCCAAGGGACTGCACCCATTTATCCTCATCGCGACATACGGCACGACCAACTCGTGTGCGATAGACCGGCTCGACGAGATTGCACGCGTCGCAGCATCAGATCCGACGCTGTGGCTCCACGTAGACGCCGCGTACGGCGGCGTGACGCTGGCGTTGGAAGAGGAGCGTATGCCCGCACATCTCGACGCGATCCGAACGCACTTTGACTCTTTCTCGCTCAACCTGCACAAGTGGGGACTCGTGCACATGGAGTGTGCGCCGACATTCCTGCGCAACCGGCGCTACCTCGCGAATGCACTCTCGCTCACGCCCGAGTACCTGAAATCCAGAGGCACggatgccgccgcgctcaaCGATTTGCGCAACCTGCAAATCGTCTTGGGACGCAGGTTCCGTGCCTTGAAGGTCTGGTTTGtcctgcgcagctttggGCAGGCGGGGTTCAGGACACATCTGCGCAACGCcattgcgcaagcagcgcactttgcgcatgcgctgcagcgcatgccaGCGTTTGAGATCGTGCatccgccgcgctgggGACTCGTCATGTTCCGCCTTTTGGCtgcaggcacaggcacagaTGTCGATGCGCTCAATCGGCGGTTCAACGATGTGCTGCTCACCCGCCAGGACGCCATGTTCCTCACGCCTACCGTGCTCCCAGAAGTCGGGTTTTGTCTGCGGATTGTGTTTGGCGCTCCGGCTACCGAAATGCGCCACGTAGACAAGGCACTTGatctgcttgcgcagtgtgcggcgcagacgctgcACCACGCCGACGAGCCTcacggcgccgcacccGCTTCATAG
- a CDS encoding uncharacterized protein (TransMembrane:1 (o1559-1589i); COG:S; BUSCO:EOG092604ML; EggNog:ENOG503NWZB) has translation MAGAEPDVFRAEHFESLFGLIHTVAGAAPHTTAGFGDWYIHVERNREALACLGRVPPRSEAERREIRGGAITLHGTSQALNADFVAQTLRVSDALDISERYAASLLQEAILASKRWARAPVDVAILLFYREKLALLACVKALAYHAYTLCLSPDTEAQRIGIRMGRLLDTIVRARAAQRFLPRVLETLDALRGVRDGVRAALQSPPGAHKLSDEIQLERLVWIEQGEQELGHIVYLLSISRRFAPADIEALLGALRTLEIHHAHSALPLYLATAALAALDPTPDAAAAHLARHATAPLHTTDVLQRDAPFLRALQAHFAAPWATPGLHSLLQLQYALFLQDAGDASEQVQHMATAALAPPKCDGDAVPSAALLFALLCMLAFRDASSDGLLRTLSGVDAEFQAYILQQMEHLLLRLCTHNLALLRKLQRAEEDAAFAALRGARPGVAPPARRYDIEALFDLVARTCEGRAESGLAFLLGADRRFSRFCLWAVDMREPGQQRALLSMLAALACGEQCAGHVHALLESEPHHAGERRLATWPHLFDWLQHYIDTFRMRSGTMPPEEMVLLRTFLHVLRAVVRSSTAARDSLYLCAQYAPLQRLFALYTCAVPVDLKAALLDALAAFAANASPKILAELWQRLEQTGVVHQKHNTSPAVYELEHVESAYYRYPGTTALVRFLRAVLPPAVAGAAHTVSPQALAAAPAPPPPAQSTAPYVAFVVEHVFLKAATRVYAHPAERWQVSAACLDFMEHCLATFPVARLVDDASRETLAALARHPGFAVLRRLLGSKALLEELFFFLHPDPNSAGFDAVNADRAQSPFFSHAVATTLRILLHVFSNQHVFLHVLCPALGDAASAAACEALDVHLLHSPTIVVQLALYVNCTDEQIALLAVRALHALAQSPTFQAADHFGPLRHRQTMNRLAGILDMSGETERVRAGLLAWLVAPTPDPALGAAPDEMGEPDTLLPTETIAHLQLAILAFLLHGAQARAPNLVHYLLGYRDASIVDAHAEMLYTIVSILEPQRESPPLCARFPALAEKCFALVSSLCTHAYTSSATLRFLRTRAFLLQHLRTVPTRPSAARARTTGHVTYADGALVATTPAAFLALLRTHAHILTLVALELHTLALQSQIARARALVDALLGVGEPARLFLLLHDGAWHDDRELLTAQETHAERGALEAASVEDGTRVYDLRALAQNLVQRRGEEHNAWLEHATRVLQWAAAQNTHRELGDAKHSLLVAWRQAMDMALLHALPMLPPPRRAETLLDTLHALLPLLHSADAQTQALAASGMLAPLRALRSGDMDAPERLLAVLRAMLDAMLDGTQCMRMDLYLGLVAFLEFARDALAERAHDLLSTCAEQLVVLLARDALDGSRVAQTVALTALARLLRVNSAERLGVVDTIVRHGYLRTLVLQLQALDAPLQETLSADPSSLNAQYVYEALLALFSCIAQSRSGAQQLVDAQLLHVLARVAFPSQRPEAQPVQDLDAFLPQVAERYAALLTPLLQLLVAVLLHVHVPGKLGAAAQQTTALLHAHQDAFLATLRAAAHPHAGVADAEQAALLVLLLVAVFGDGVAAFQSAVLALGAAYLGAPRAWLAPQTAAERDEALVMLPAAGGLVQWDAEGQARLSLFVLHAQRAHARVLRAVASYLERASQAAPVLAPTLHARTHARAAAPALGVLVAALREQLRALETTFKSLDRVHLVLRDPDAVRMEEWSEMARDGLGVEEGVERAGTLEALGACATQLHADASTLLDVVELLTVLLVRHFRLFVEAPGKGEEGGLDPGALRSAGAPLLGPVLEALELFHVPSFFPDAQEHLAFLQMMARMLSALLVE, from the coding sequence ATGGCGGGAGCAGAACCGGACGTGTTCCGCGCGGAGCATTTCGAGTCTCTGTTCGGCCTGATCCATACCGTtgcgggcgctgcgccgcacacaaCGGCGGGCTTCGGCGATTGGTACATCCATGTCGAGCGGAACCGCGAGGCGTTGGCTTGTCTCGGCCGCGTGCCGCCCAGAAGCGAggcggagcgccgcgagatccgcggcggcgccatcACCCTGCACGGCACATCCCAGGCGCTAAATGCCGATTTCGTCGCGCAGACCTTGCGTGTCTCGGACGCACTGGACATCTCGGAGCGCtacgccgcgtcgctccTCCAGGAAGCGATCCTTGCAAGCAAGCgatgggcgcgcgcgcccgtCGACGTTGCCATCCTGCTCTTTTACCGCGAGAAGCTAGCTCTGCTTGCATGCGTAAAAGCGCTTGCGTACCATGCGTACACGCTGTGCCTCAGCCCCGATACCGAGGCCCAGCGGATCGGGATCCGGATGGGCCGCCTCTTGGACAcgatcgtgcgcgcgcgtgcggcccAGCGatttttgccgcgcgtcCTGGAGACGCTtgatgcactgcgcggcgtgcgcgatggcgtgcgcgccgcgctccagaGCCCGCCAGGCGCCCACAAACTCAGCGACGAGATCCAGCTGGAGCGCCTTGTGTGGATCGAGCAGGGCGAGCAGGAGCTGGGGCACATTGTCTACTTGCTCTCTATatcgcgccgctttgctCCTGCCGACatcgaagcgctgcttggcgctttgcgcacgctcgaaaTACACcacgcgcacagcgcactGCCTCTCTACCTCGCcaccgcagcgctcgccgcgctcgatccGACGCCGGACGCGGCCGCCGCAcaccttgcgcgccacgccactgcgccgctgcacaccaCCGACGtcctccagcgcgacgcgccgttcctccgtgcgctccaagcgcacTTTGCTGCGCCCTGGGCGACGCCCGGCCTCCACAGCCTTCTCCAGCTGCAGTACGCCCTCTTCCTCCAGGACGCGGGCGATGCGAGCGAGCAGGTCCAGCACATGGccacagcggcgcttgcgccgcccaagtgcgacggcgacgctgtgccgagcgccgcgctcctctttgcgctcctcTGCATGCTCGCGTTCCGCGACGCAAGTAGCGACGGCCTTTTGCGCACCCTCTCAGGCGTCGACGCCGAGTTTCAGGCGTACATACTCCAGCAAATGGAGCACCTCCTCCTCCGCCTCTGCACGCACAaccttgcgctcctgcgcaagctgcagcgtgccgaggaAGACGCCGCGTTCGCCGCactccgcggcgcgcggcctggcgttgcgccgcccgcgcgccgctACGATATCGAGGCGCTCTTTGACCTCGTTGCACGCACCTGCGAGGGCCGCGCCGAGTCGGGGCTTGCATTTCTCCTCGGCGCCGACCGCCGCTTTTCGCGCTTTTGCCTGTGGGCCGTCGATATGCGCGAGCCGgggcagcagcgtgcgctgctctcgatgctcgccgcgcttgcatgcGGCGAGCAGTGCGCGGGGCAcgtccatgcgctcctcgagtCTGAGCCGCATCACGCGGGCGAGCGCCGACTCGCTACCTGGCCGCATCTCTTTGACTGGCTCCAGCACTACATCGATACATTccgcatgcgcagcggcacgatGCCGCCCGAAGAAATGGTGCTCCTGCGCACCTTTCTCCACGTCCTCCGCGCTGTCGTGCGCTCGAgtaccgcggcgcgcgactcGCTCTACCTCTGCGCACagtacgcgccgctgcagcgcctctttgcgctctatacgtgcgccgtgcccgTCGACCTCAAggccgcgctcctcgacgcgctcgccgcatTCGCCGCCAACGCCTCGCCCAAGATCCTCGCGGAGCTCTggcagcgcctcgagcaaaCCGGCGTCGTGCACCAGAAACACAACACGTCGCCGGCCGTGTACGAGCTGGAGCATGTCGAGTCCGCGTACTACCGCTACCCCGGCACcaccgcgctcgtgcgctttctgcgcgccgtgctcccGCCGGCGGTggccggcgccgcacacacCGTTTCTCCgcaggcgctcgcggcggcgccggcgccgccaccgccggcgcagagcaccgcgccgtACGTGGCCTTTGTGGTGGAGCACGTTTTCCTCAAAGCCGCCACGCGCGTCTATGCACATCCTGCAGAGCGCTGGCAGGTctccgcggcgtgcctcgACTTTATGGAGCACTGTCTCGCGACGTTtcccgtcgcgcgcctcgtcgacgacgcctcgcgcgaaacgcttgcggcgctggcgcgccaCCCCGGCTTTGCCGTTTTGCGCCGGCTGCTCGGCTCCAAAGCGCTCCTCGAGGAgctcttcttcttcctgCACCCCGACCCCAACAGCGCTGGGTTTGACGCGGTGAATGCCGACCGCGCCCAGTCGCCCTTTTTCTcgcacgccgtcgccaCGACGCTCCGCATTTTGCTGCACGTCTTTTCCAACCAGCACGTCTTCCTCCACGTCCTCTGCCCCGCCCTCGGCgacgccgcaagcgccgcggcgtgtgaAGCGCTCGACGTGCACCTCCTGCACTCACCCACGATCGTCGTCCAGCTGGCCCTGTACGTCAACTGCACCGACGAGCAGATCGCTttgcttgccgtgcgcgcgctgcacgcccTCGCACAGAGCCCCACGTTCCAAGCCGCGGACCACTTTgggccgctgcgccaccGCCAAACGATGAACCGCCTCGCGGGCATCCTCGATATGAGCGGCGAGAcggagcgcgtgcgtgctGGGCTCCTTGCGTGGCTCGTCGCGCCCACGCCCGACCctgcgcttggcgccgcgcccgacgAGATGGGCGAGCCGGATACCTTGCTCCCGACCGAGACCATCGCACACCTGCAGCTCGCCATCCTCGCCTTtttgctgcacggcgcacaggcgcgcgcgccgaaccTTGTGCACTATTTGCTTGGCTACCGCGACGCGTCGATTGTGGACGCACACGCCGAGATGCTCTATACCATCGTCTCCATCCTCGAGCCCCAGCGCGAGTCGCCGccgctctgcgcgcgcttcccggcgctcgcggaaaagtgctttgcgctcgtGAGCAGtttgtgcacgcacgcgTATACGAGCTCTgccacgctgcgcttcctccgcacgcgcgcattccTTCTCCAGCATCTCCGCACCGTTCCCACACGTccgtcggcggcgcgcgcgcgcaccacGGGCCACGTCACGTAcgccgacggcgcgctcgtcgccaCCACGCCCGCTGCGTTCCTCGCTCTTTTGCGCACCCACGCGCACATACTCACGCTCGTCGCCCTCGAGCTGCACACCCTCGCGCTCCAAtcgcaaatcgcgcgcgcgcgcgccctcGTCGACGCATTGCTTGGCGTGGGCGAgcccgcgcgcctttttttactgctgcacgacggcgcatggcacgacgaccgcgagctgctcaCCGCCCAAGAAACGCacgcagagcgcggcgcgctcgaggcggcGTCGGTCGAGGACGGCACGCGTGTGTATGACCTGCGTGCCCTCGCCCAGAaccttgtgcagcggcgcggcgaggagcaCAATGCCTGGCTCGAGCACGCCAcgcgtgtgctgcagtgggccgccgcgcagaaCACGCATCGcgagcttggcgatgcgAAGCACTCGCTGCTGGTGGCGTGGCGCCAAGCCATGGACATGGCGCTCCTGCATGCACTGCCcatgctgccgccgccgcgccgcgccgagacGCTCCTGGACAcgctccatgcgctgcttccgctgctgcacagcgcggaCGCGCAAACAcaggcgctcgccgcgagcggcatgcttgcgccgctgcgtgccctgcgcagcggcgacaTGGACGCCCCTGAGCGGCTCCTtgcagtgctgcgcgccatgctcgacgCCATGCTCGACGGCACACAGTGCATGCGCATGGACCTGTACCTCGGCCTTGTCGCGTTCCTTgaatttgcgcgcgacgcgctcgccgagcgtgcgcacgaCCTGCTCAGCACctgtgccgagcagctcgtcgtgctgctcgcacgcgatgcgctcgacggcTCGCGTGTTGCGCAGACCGTGGCGCTgactgcgcttgcgcggctcttgcgcgtgaacagtgccgagcgcctcggtgTTGTGGATACCATTGTGCGCCACGGCTATCTGCGCACGCTTGTGCTCCagctgcaggcgctcgacgcgccgctccaaGAAACGCTGAGCGCCGACCCCAGCTCGCTCAACGCGCAGTATGTTTACGaggcgctcctcgcgcttttttcttgcattgcgcagtcgcgcagcggcgcacagcagctcgtcgatgcACAGCTGTTGCACgtcctcgcgcgcgtcgcgtttCCCTCGCAGCGCCCCGAGGCGCAGCCCGTCCAGGATCTGGATGCGTTCCTTCCCCAGGTCGCGGAGCGCTACGCGGCGCTCCTCACGCCGCTCCTGCAGCTCCTGGTCGCCGTTCTGCTTCATGTGCACGTCCCGggcaagctcggcgccgctgcacagcagACCACGGCGCTCCTGCACGCACACCAGGACGCATTCCTCGCGAcgctccgcgccgctgcgcatccgCACGCCGGCGTGGCCGACGCggagcaagcggcgctcctcgtgctgctcctcgtcgcggtCTTTGGCGACGGCGTAGCTGCGTTCCAAAGCGCCGTCctggcgctcggcgctgcgtacctcggcgcgccgcgcgcttggcttgcgccgcagacagccgccgagcgcgacgaggcgcttgtgATGCTGCCCGCCGCGGGCGGCCTTGTCCAGTGGGACGCAGAGGGCCAAGCGCGTCTTTCCCTTTTtgttttgcacgcgcagcgcgcgcatgcgcgcgtgctgcgtgccgtggCGTCCTACCTGGAGCGCGCGAGCCAGGCTGCTccggtgcttgcgccgacGCTCCATGCGCGTACGCACGCCAGGGCTGCCGCGcccgcgctcggcgtgcttgttgctgcgctgcgcgagcagctgcgtgcgctcgagaCCACGTTCAAGAGTTTGGATAGAGTGCATCTTGTGCTCCGCGATCCAGACGCGGTGCGCATGGAGGAGTGGAGCGaaatggcgcgcgacggcctGGGCGTGGAGGAGGGCGTGGAGCGCGCTGGGACGCttgaagcgcttggcgcgtgtgcgacgcagctcCATGCTGATGCCTCGACGCTGCTGGATGTGGTCGAGCTGCTTACCGtgctgcttgtgcgccaTTTCCGCCTCTTTGTCGAGGCGCCGGGGAAGGGAGAGGAAGGGGGTTTGGAtcccggcgcgctgcgctccgcgGGAGCACCGCTGCTGGGGCCTgtgctcgaggcgctggaaCTTTTCCACGTGCCCTCCTTTTTTCCAGACGCACAGGAGCACTTGGCGTTTCTGCAGATGATGGCGCGCATGTTGTCTGCATTGCTTGTGGAGTAG
- a CDS encoding uncharacterized protein (COG:K; TransMembrane:3 (o556-576i588-605o625-649i); EggNog:ENOG503P883), producing the protein MAYNHAAPSQTLEPDISLGAGPSRLQIEPFGDSPQPEFDLQNGAMLSGGPAHFGIASQKHMRSFSKTCGECRRKHLRCDYCAREDEAAALAVKNGTSLPNVRCSRCAHRNIECVQVNSSMSRYFPRPSRTGRRIELGRQLHGYQVYPDKESNGETCTQDALALSWPRIYLRMLLYFFSFTHTYLPVVHYDRFVKAFNRSYGDTHMMSIYYNQDTSAAPYGPLLQDEISGDVLSESTPETMEMMIVVMLASAAHHVDLPFESLDFSIFNKMGRVSLVDAILNDSVLGYCRKPQEAMNGYGKQRQKRRQGVACDTCRLRRVRCDLMEQPPGSKACSRCRVKRIVCTDRYIQWKRQRGMQKHASAAPGDFRALPASVTNLQLLPSYWEFEFTEHYMPARLHLSQQEILEQGVVREQACNLLINRALLLVHKYNLLHVRNMQTVRSLLLLSNLLDYSRPRMSYESQRIAILHLQALCTPVWLDLSAWETGGASRATTQLFREKSQVIGWTRDAIFNVTHKQRPEMAPDWFSLGVQEGGKWTELGAKDLDTYLHSDTPIEVAAFFFFVLHAMMGKYAHALYRNIMAPLAQKRALSAAEVDAIVQACLALWSDLHLVEKSLRFSALHGASFFHAMPTINPILWILSSYFLLFLLYQALFRQLRDWFASASSLFSRTDDVDPEIVRRLLQMSQDRLLGICRVVACLVRNVKETGVLFHATPVTRQLFRVAQMLARTDPIESVQAAAEHVAERSESLDGASSVHALLNPIGTCASPRAQEDARPQTQATKEIAAQMDKVVNLPLSSELLSYTAEAKRAEIAWCIEGLGQIGFAFAGVEPEIRRVVDIVQARY; encoded by the coding sequence ATGGCATACAATCACGCGGCGCCATCCCAGACTCTGGAGCCGGACATCTCACTTGGCGCCGGGCCGAGCCGTTTGCAGATCGAGCCATTTGGAGACAGTCCCCAACCCGAGTTTGACTTGCAAAACGGCGCGATGCTTTCCGGCGGCCCTGCACACTTCGGGATTGCCAGCCAGAAGCACATGCGTAGTTTTAGCAAGACGTGTGGCGAATGCCGCCGGAAGCATTTGCGCTGTGACTATTGCGCGCGGGAAGACgaagctgctgcgctggcaGTCAAGAACGGCACCTCGCTCCCAAACGTGCGCTGTtcgcgatgtgcgcaccgTAACATCGAATGCGTACAGGTGAATtcgtccatgtcgcgctACTTTCCACGGCCTAGCCGCACTGgccggcgcatcgagctgGGCCGACAGCTGCATGGCTATCAGGTATACCCCGACAAGGAGAGCAACGGAGAGACATGCACCCAAGACGCCTTGGCGCTGTCCTGGCCGCGAATTTAcctgcgcatgctgcttTATTTTTTTTCCTTTACACATACCTACCTTCCTGTTGTGCACTACGACCGGTTTGTCAAAGCGTTCAACCGCTCCTACGGCGATACCCACATGATGTCGATTTACTACAACCAAGAtacaagcgcagcgccctACGGGCCACTTTTACAGGACGAAATTTCGGGCGACGTTTTATCTGAATCGACACCAGAGACGATGGAGATGATGATTGTCGTGATGCTCGCGTCGGCAGCGCACCACGTCGATCTTCCTTTTGAATCGCTGGACTTTTCCATCTTTAACAAAATGGGTCGCGTCTCGCTCGTAGATGCCATCCTCAACGACTCCGTCCTTGGTTATTGCCGCAAGCCCCAAGAAGCGATGAACGGAtacggcaagcagcgccaaaaACGGCGGCAGGGCGTGGCGTGCGATacgtgccgcttgcgccgcgtgcgctgcgactTGATGGAGCAGCCGCCCGGCAGCAAGGCATGCTCGCGGTGCCGCGTCAAGCGCATTGTATGCACGGACCGCTACATCCAGTGGAAACGGCAGCGGGGCATGCAAAAGCATGCAAGTGCAGCGCCGGGTGattttcgcgcgctgcccGCGTCTGTAACAAATTTGCAGCTTCTTCCTAGCTACTGGGAGTTTGAGTTTACAGAGCACTACATGcctgcgcgcctgcacctgTCCCAGCAAGAGATTCTTGAGCAGGGCGTCGTTCGCGAGCAAGCGTGCAACCTGCTAATTAaccgcgccttgctcctCGTCCACAAATACAACCTGCTGCATGTGCGCAACATGCAAACGGTACGCTCTCTTTTGCTGCTGTCCAACTTGCTGGACTATTCACGACCGCGAATGTCGTATGAgtcgcagcgcattgcaatACTCCATCTGCAAGCGCTCTGCACGCCCGTTTGGCTCGACTTGAGCGCGTGGGAAaccggcggcgcgagccgcgcaacgACCCAGCTTTTTCGCGAGAAATCACAGGTTATTGGGTggacgcgcgacgcgattTTTAATGTCACGCACAAGCAACGACCGGAAATGGCCCCGGATTGGTTTTCGCTCGGGGTGCAGGAAGGGGGAAAGTGGACGGAGCTGGGAGCAAAGGACTTGGACACCTACCTGCACTCTGACACGCCTATTGAAGTAGCCGCCTTTTTCTTTTTTGTGCTGCACGCAATGATGGGAAAGTATGCGCACGCACTGTACCGCAATATcatggcgccgcttgcgcagaaGCGTGCATTGAGTGCGGCGGAAGTCGACGCGATTGTCCAGGCATGCCTCGCGCTTTGGAGCGACCTGCACCTGGTCGAAAAATCGCTGCGCTTTtccgcgctgcacggcgcatcctTCTTCCACGCGATGCCGACCATCAACCCTATTCTGTGGATCTTGTCGTCCTACTTCCTTCTTTTTCTGCTGTACCAGGCCCTGTTTAGACAGCTGCGCGATTGGTTCGCTTCTGCCTCCTCGCTCTTTTCGCGCACAGACGACGTCGATCCCGAGATTGTCCGGCGTCTCTTGCAGATGAGCCAGGACCGCCTCTTGGGCATCTGCCGCGTGGTTGCGTGCCTGGTGCGCAACGTCAAGGAAACGGGGGTTTTGTTCCACGCGACGCCCGTGACAAGGCAGCTGttccgcgtcgcgcagatGCTTGCGCGTACAGATCCGATCGAGTCTGtccaagcggcggcagaGCACGTCGCagagcgcagcgagtcgCTGGACGGTGCTTCGAGCGTGCACGCATTGCTGAACCCCATTGGCacttgcgcatcgccgcgcgcacaagaAGATGCTCGGCCGCAGACGCAGGCGACCAAGGaaatcgccgcgcagatGGACAAGGTCGTAAATCTCCCGCTCTCGAGCGAGCTGTTATCCTACACGGCAgaagccaagcgcgccgagatcGCATGGTGCATCGAGGGGCTGGGGCAGATTGGGTTTGCGTTTGCAGGCGTCGAGCCCGAGATCCGGCGGGTGGTGGATATTGTGCAGGCGCGGTATTAG
- a CDS encoding uncharacterized protein (EggNog:ENOG503P8NU; TransMembrane:1 (o167-185i); COG:S): MLRSLVRCAQRAKAHLPTDKKGRWAAPPMFVGHPDPVSNLRPVVYGATEESRAAPSNPTHPYSLAEFSLPSKAGKGARHGLFARHLERLEQRLEAAQLQARLQSFWLDQFNQRFWTDNNVRFQRAVAEYESTSKLVVGKAPLDDVAPFYREWLAVNGVRLRNYNRTLWVSTAHVVASQLLFALLLRYMRCIAWIASEH; this comes from the coding sequence ATGCTGCGAAgcttggtgcgctgcgcacagcgtgccaaggcgcacTTGCCGACGGATAAGAAAGGAcgctgggcggcgccgcccatgttTGTGGGGCACCCGGATCCTGTATCCAACCTGCGGCCGGTCGTCTACGGCGCGACCGAAGagagccgcgccgcgccatcGAATCCGACGCATCCATACTCGCTCGCGGAATTCTCGCTGCCGTCCAAGGCGGGAAAGGGTGCACGCCATGGACTATTTGCGCGGCACTTGGAGCggctcgagcagcggctcgaggctgcacagctgcaggcgcgcctCCAGAGTTTCTGGCTGGATCAGTTTAATCAGCGGTTCTGGACGGACAACAATGTGCGGTTCCAGCGGGCAGTGGCCGAGTACGAGTCTACTTCGAAGCTGGTCGTGGGCAAGGCACCACTGGATGATGTCGCGCCGTTTTACCGCGAATGGCTCGCGGTGAATGGCGTGCGGCTGCGCAACTACAATCGCACGCTCTGGGTCTCGACAGCGCATGTGGTTGCGTCGCAGCTGCTTTTTGCGCTCCTGCTGCGGTACATGCGGTGCATCGCATGGATTGCATCGGAGCACTGA